The following proteins come from a genomic window of Pseudomonas hygromyciniae:
- a CDS encoding LysR family transcriptional regulator: MESFGSIECFVRSAEGGSFAEAARHLSLTPAAVGKSVAKLEARLGVRLFQRSTRRLTLTEAGKFFLQEVSASLTTIQNAVANLASAEGRPVGTLKVSMGTVFGNRYVVPLLADFMRRFPDISPDWHFDNRQVDLIGQGFDAAIGGGFDLPQGVVARKLTPAHRILVASPDYLAKRLPVRVPEDLGLCNGILIRSPQTGRVRTWQLTNRAREQRPLMLKPRMTMGDSEAACCACTQGLGIALVSMPMAVPFLESGAVVRVLPDWYVDDGNISLYYAEHKLLPGKTRVFVDFILEQFAQQQLAQRFSAI, encoded by the coding sequence ATGGAGAGCTTCGGCAGTATCGAATGCTTCGTGCGCAGCGCCGAAGGCGGCAGCTTTGCCGAAGCGGCCCGGCACCTGAGCCTGACGCCGGCGGCCGTCGGCAAAAGCGTCGCCAAGCTTGAGGCGCGCCTGGGCGTGCGGTTGTTTCAGCGCAGTACCCGGCGCCTTACATTGACTGAAGCCGGTAAGTTTTTTCTGCAAGAGGTCAGCGCCAGTCTCACCACTATCCAGAATGCCGTGGCCAACCTGGCCAGCGCCGAAGGCCGGCCCGTGGGTACGCTCAAAGTGAGTATGGGCACGGTATTCGGCAACCGCTATGTGGTGCCGCTGTTGGCAGATTTTATGCGACGTTTTCCCGATATCAGTCCTGATTGGCATTTTGATAATCGCCAGGTCGACCTGATCGGCCAGGGCTTTGATGCGGCCATCGGCGGCGGGTTCGATCTGCCCCAAGGCGTGGTCGCGCGCAAGCTGACCCCGGCCCACCGGATTTTGGTGGCCTCGCCCGATTACCTGGCAAAACGCCTGCCCGTGCGTGTCCCAGAAGACCTGGGCTTGTGCAATGGCATCCTGATCCGTTCGCCGCAAACCGGCCGCGTGCGGACCTGGCAATTGACCAATCGCGCCCGCGAACAGCGGCCCTTGATGCTCAAACCGCGGATGACCATGGGCGACTCCGAAGCCGCGTGCTGCGCCTGCACCCAAGGCCTGGGCATTGCCCTGGTCAGCATGCCGATGGCTGTGCCGTTTCTCGAGAGCGGCGCCGTGGTGCGAGTGTTGCCCGACTGGTACGTTGATGACGGCAATATCTCCCTGTATTACGCCGAGCACAAACTGCTGCCGGGCAAGACCCGGGTGTTTGTCGACTTCATCCTCGAGCAGTTTGCCCAGCAGCAGTTGGCGCAGCGGTTCAGTGCGATCTGA
- a CDS encoding 3-oxoacyl-ACP reductase family protein → MTTQTLSGKVALIQGGSRGIGAAIVQRLAAQGAAVAFTYVSSAAKAEDLQNSVIRAGGKALAIQADSADASAIRNAVSATVEAFGRLDILVNNAGVLAVGPLEDFKLEDFDQTLAINVRSVFIATQEAARHMAEGGRIINIGSTNAERMPFAGGGPYAMSKAALVGLTKGLARDLGPRGITINNVQPGPVDTDMNPANSEFAESLIGLMAVGRYGQVEEIASFVAYLAGPEAGYITGASLTIDGGFSA, encoded by the coding sequence ATGACCACACAAACCCTCAGCGGCAAAGTTGCCTTGATCCAGGGCGGTTCCCGCGGCATCGGTGCCGCCATCGTCCAACGCTTGGCAGCGCAAGGCGCAGCTGTTGCCTTTACCTACGTCAGCTCCGCCGCCAAGGCTGAAGACCTGCAAAACAGCGTCATCCGCGCTGGCGGCAAGGCCCTGGCGATTCAAGCCGACAGTGCCGATGCAAGCGCCATCCGCAATGCCGTCAGTGCCACTGTCGAAGCGTTCGGGCGCCTGGATATCCTGGTGAACAACGCCGGTGTGCTGGCGGTCGGCCCGCTGGAGGATTTCAAACTGGAGGACTTTGACCAGACCCTGGCCATCAACGTGCGCAGTGTGTTTATTGCCACCCAGGAAGCGGCCCGGCACATGGCCGAAGGGGGTCGCATCATCAATATCGGCAGTACCAACGCTGAGCGCATGCCCTTCGCCGGTGGCGGCCCGTATGCCATGAGCAAAGCCGCGCTGGTGGGCCTGACCAAAGGCCTGGCGCGCGACCTGGGGCCACGGGGGATTACCATCAACAACGTGCAGCCAGGCCCGGTGGACACCGATATGAACCCGGCCAACAGTGAGTTTGCCGAGAGCCTGATTGGCCTGATGGCGGTCGGTCGGTATGGGCAGGTGGAAGAGATCGCCAGCTTTGTGGCTTACCTGGCAGGGCCGGAGGCTGGGTACATCACCGGCGCAAGCTTGACCATCGATGGTGGCTTCAGCGCATGA
- a CDS encoding NCS1 family nucleobase:cation symporter-1: MRTTLPNNLALDLPSSTASPTAANPGPLVLSPRLHNKDLAPTKVEGRRWGGYSIFALWTNDVHNIANYSFAIGLYALGLGGWQILLSLGIGAALVYFFMNLSGYMGQKTGVPFPVISRISFGIYGAQIPALIRAVIAIAWFGIQTYLASVVFRVLLVAIDPGFSDYDHNSILGLSTLGWACFVLIWFVQLVILAYGMEMVRRYEGFAGPVILLTVAALAGWMYFQASGNIAWSIREPLSGGEMWRNIFAGGALWLAIYGTLILNFCDFARSSPCRKTIQVGNFWGLPVNILVFAIITVLLCGGQFQLNGQVIESPTQIIAAIPNTFFLVLGCLAFLIVTVAVNIMANFVAPAFVLSNLAPKYLNFRRAGLISAFLAVLILPWNLYNSPLVIVYFLSGLGALLGPLYGVIMVDYWLIRKGRIDVPQLYSEDPNGAYYYSRGVNLRAVAAFVPAAVIAIVLALLPGFASVSPFSWLFGAGIGGVLYWLIAKRQPVYADISGESIAVDNVSH, translated from the coding sequence ATGCGCACAACTCTTCCCAATAATCTCGCACTGGATCTGCCCTCCTCCACAGCCAGCCCCACGGCCGCAAACCCCGGCCCGCTGGTGCTCAGCCCACGCCTGCACAACAAGGACCTGGCACCCACCAAGGTCGAAGGCCGGCGCTGGGGTGGCTATAGCATCTTCGCCCTGTGGACCAACGATGTGCACAACATCGCCAACTATTCCTTCGCCATCGGCTTGTACGCACTGGGGCTGGGTGGCTGGCAGATTCTGTTGTCACTGGGGATCGGCGCGGCGCTGGTGTATTTCTTTATGAATCTGTCCGGCTATATGGGCCAGAAAACCGGTGTGCCGTTTCCGGTGATCAGCCGGATCAGTTTCGGCATATATGGCGCGCAAATACCTGCGCTTATCCGGGCCGTGATTGCCATCGCCTGGTTCGGGATTCAAACCTACCTCGCATCAGTGGTGTTCCGCGTTCTATTGGTGGCGATTGATCCAGGATTTTCCGACTACGACCATAACTCGATCCTCGGTCTTTCAACCTTGGGCTGGGCATGTTTTGTGCTGATCTGGTTTGTGCAACTGGTGATCCTGGCCTACGGCATGGAAATGGTCCGCCGCTACGAAGGCTTTGCCGGCCCGGTCATCCTGCTGACTGTCGCGGCGCTGGCCGGTTGGATGTATTTCCAGGCAAGCGGCAATATCGCCTGGTCAATCCGCGAGCCCCTGAGCGGTGGCGAGATGTGGCGCAATATCTTTGCCGGTGGCGCCTTGTGGTTGGCGATCTACGGCACCCTGATCCTCAATTTCTGCGACTTCGCCCGTTCATCGCCCTGCCGCAAGACCATCCAGGTCGGCAACTTCTGGGGCCTGCCGGTGAATATCCTGGTGTTCGCGATCATCACCGTGCTGTTGTGCGGCGGCCAGTTCCAACTCAATGGCCAGGTGATCGAAAGCCCTACCCAGATCATCGCGGCCATTCCCAATACCTTCTTCCTGGTGCTGGGATGCCTGGCATTCCTGATCGTCACCGTGGCGGTGAACATCATGGCCAACTTCGTTGCCCCGGCCTTTGTCTTGAGCAACCTGGCGCCCAAGTACCTGAACTTCCGCCGCGCCGGGCTGATCAGCGCGTTTCTCGCGGTGCTCATCCTGCCGTGGAACCTCTACAACAGCCCGCTGGTGATTGTGTACTTCCTCTCCGGCCTCGGTGCCCTGCTGGGCCCACTGTATGGCGTGATCATGGTGGATTACTGGTTGATCCGTAAGGGCCGGATCGACGTGCCGCAGTTGTACAGCGAAGATCCCAACGGCGCGTATTACTACAGCCGCGGGGTCAACCTGCGGGCGGTGGCCGCGTTTGTCCCGGCGGCGGTGATTGCCATTGTGCTGGCACTGCTGCCGGGTTTTGCCAGCGTCTCGCCGTTCTCCTGGCTGTTTGGCGCCGGCATTGGCGGGGTGCTGTATTGGCTGATCGCCAAGCGCCAGCCGGTCTACGCCGATATCAGCGGCGAGAGCATCGCTGTCGACAACGTCAGTCATTGA
- a CDS encoding phosphoadenylyl-sulfate reductase, producing the protein MNQAFDVAELAATYANKSAQDILKLAFSQFGDDLWISFSGAEDVVLVDMAWKLNKNVKVFSLDTGRLHPETYRFIEQVRDFYKIDIELISPDQSKLEPFVKEKGLFSFYKDGHGECCGVRKIEPLRRKLSGVSAWATGQRRDQSPGTRSQVAALEIDTAFSTPERTLYKFNPLAQMTSEEIWGYIRMLELPYNSLHERGFISIGCEPCTRPVLPNQHEREGRWWWEEATQKECGLHAGNIISKA; encoded by the coding sequence ATGAACCAAGCCTTCGACGTCGCTGAACTCGCCGCGACCTATGCCAACAAGTCCGCCCAAGACATCCTCAAGCTGGCGTTCAGCCAGTTCGGCGATGACCTGTGGATTTCCTTCAGCGGTGCCGAGGACGTGGTGCTGGTGGATATGGCCTGGAAGCTGAACAAAAACGTCAAGGTCTTCAGCCTCGACACCGGCCGCCTGCATCCGGAGACCTACCGGTTTATCGAGCAGGTGCGCGACTTCTACAAGATCGATATCGAGTTGATCTCGCCGGACCAGAGCAAGCTGGAACCCTTCGTCAAGGAAAAGGGCCTGTTCAGCTTCTACAAGGACGGCCATGGCGAATGCTGCGGCGTGCGCAAGATCGAACCGCTGCGCCGCAAACTCTCTGGCGTCAGCGCCTGGGCCACCGGCCAGCGCCGCGACCAGAGCCCCGGCACCCGCAGCCAGGTGGCGGCCCTGGAAATCGACACGGCGTTCTCCACGCCGGAACGCACCCTCTACAAGTTCAACCCGCTGGCACAAATGACCAGTGAAGAGATCTGGGGCTATATCCGCATGCTGGAGCTGCCTTACAACAGCCTGCACGAACGCGGCTTTATCAGCATCGGCTGCGAGCCGTGCACTCGCCCGGTGTTGCCGAACCAGCATGAGCGCGAAGGCCGTTGGTGGTGGGAAGAAGCAACCCAGAAGGAATGCGGGTTGCATGCGGGGAATATCATCAGCAAGGCCTGA
- a CDS encoding aspartate/glutamate racemase family protein, whose product MRILVVNVNTTESITEAIAQQARSVAAAGTEIVGLTPFFGAESVEGNFESYLAAIAVMDRVMAYDQPFDAVIQAGYGEHGREGLQELLNVPVVDITDAAACTAMFLGHAYSVVTTLDRTVPLIEDRLKLSGLYERCASVRASGMAVLELEEHPLRAMEAIVRQAELAISEDKAEVICLGCGGMAGLDEQIRQRTGVPVVDGVTAAVTLAEALVRLGLSTSKVRTYATPRPKNIIGWPGRFAR is encoded by the coding sequence ATGCGCATTCTCGTCGTCAACGTCAACACCACCGAATCCATCACCGAGGCCATTGCCCAGCAGGCCCGCAGCGTGGCGGCGGCGGGCACCGAAATTGTCGGGCTGACGCCGTTTTTCGGTGCCGAATCGGTAGAAGGCAATTTCGAAAGCTACCTGGCGGCCATCGCGGTGATGGACCGGGTGATGGCCTACGATCAGCCATTCGATGCGGTCATCCAGGCCGGTTATGGCGAACATGGCCGCGAAGGCCTGCAAGAATTGTTGAACGTGCCGGTAGTGGATATCACCGATGCCGCCGCCTGCACCGCCATGTTTCTCGGCCATGCTTACTCGGTGGTTACCACCCTGGACCGCACGGTGCCGTTGATCGAAGACCGGCTCAAGCTTTCCGGGCTGTATGAGCGCTGCGCCTCGGTGCGCGCCAGCGGTATGGCGGTGCTGGAACTGGAGGAACACCCGTTGCGGGCCATGGAAGCCATCGTGCGTCAGGCCGAGCTGGCCATCAGCGAAGACAAGGCCGAAGTGATCTGCCTGGGTTGCGGCGGCATGGCCGGGCTGGATGAGCAAATCCGCCAGCGCACCGGCGTGCCGGTGGTCGATGGCGTGACGGCTGCTGTCACCCTGGCCGAAGCGTTGGTAAGGCTGGGGTTGTCGACTTCGAAGGTGCGTACCTATGCCACACCCCGGCCGAAGAACATCATCGGTTGGCCGGGGCGATTCGCGCGGTAA
- the thrH gene encoding bifunctional phosphoserine phosphatase/homoserine phosphotransferase ThrH, with protein MEIACLDLEGVLVPEIWIAFAEKTGIESLRATTRDIPDYDVLMKQRLRILDEHGLKLSDIQEVIATLKPLEGAIEFVDWLRERFQVVILSDTFYEFSQPLMRQLGFPTLLCHRLITDENDRVVSYQLRQKDPKRQSVLAFKTLYYRVIAAGDSYNDTTMLGEADRGILFHAPENVIREFPQFPAVHTFEDLKREFIKASNRSLSL; from the coding sequence GTGGAAATTGCCTGTCTCGACCTGGAAGGGGTGCTGGTTCCGGAAATCTGGATCGCCTTCGCTGAAAAAACCGGTATTGAATCCTTGCGGGCCACCACCCGGGACATTCCCGACTACGACGTGCTGATGAAGCAGCGCCTGCGGATTCTCGACGAGCACGGTTTGAAACTGTCGGATATCCAGGAAGTGATCGCCACCCTCAAGCCGCTGGAGGGCGCCATCGAGTTCGTCGATTGGCTGCGCGAGCGCTTCCAGGTGGTGATCCTCTCGGACACCTTCTATGAGTTCTCCCAGCCGTTGATGCGTCAACTGGGCTTCCCGACCCTGCTTTGCCACCGCCTGATCACCGATGAAAATGATCGGGTGGTGAGCTATCAACTGCGCCAGAAAGACCCCAAGCGCCAGTCGGTACTGGCCTTCAAGACCCTGTACTACCGGGTCATTGCTGCCGGTGATTCGTACAACGACACCACCATGTTGGGTGAGGCGGATCGTGGGATTCTGTTCCATGCGCCGGAGAATGTGATTCGCGAGTTCCCGCAATTCCCGGCGGTGCATACCTTTGAGGACTTGAAGCGGGAGTTCATCAAGGCCTCGAATCGGTCGTTGAGCCTGTAA